One part of the Dyadobacter sp. 676 genome encodes these proteins:
- the murQ gene encoding N-acetylmuramic acid 6-phosphate etherase has product MLTTESSSNYQDLEKMSVHEILTSINREDQTVPHAVQKSIPQIEALVEQIVPRMQKGGRLFYIGAGTSGRLGVVDASECPPTFGVPFDLVVGIIAGGDTAIRKAVENAEDDWNQAWKDLAVYKPNGNDTLIGIAASGRTPYVIGGLNEARKAGLLTGCVVCNDGSAVAEAAEFPVEVVVGPEFLTGSTRMKSGTAQKLVLNMISTSVMIRLGKVKGNKMVDMQLTNEKLVNRALRMIIDELNISPDEAQSLLDEHGSVRAAIESVRK; this is encoded by the coding sequence ATGCTGACAACCGAATCGTCTTCCAACTACCAGGATCTTGAAAAAATGAGTGTGCACGAGATCCTGACCTCCATTAACCGCGAGGATCAGACCGTGCCTCACGCCGTCCAGAAGTCGATTCCGCAGATCGAAGCTCTGGTAGAGCAGATCGTTCCCAGGATGCAAAAAGGTGGCCGGCTCTTCTATATCGGTGCGGGCACCAGCGGACGACTGGGGGTAGTGGATGCTTCCGAATGCCCGCCGACATTCGGCGTACCGTTCGATCTCGTGGTCGGGATCATCGCAGGTGGCGACACGGCCATTCGCAAAGCCGTCGAAAATGCGGAGGACGACTGGAATCAGGCATGGAAAGATCTCGCTGTTTACAAACCGAACGGGAATGATACATTAATAGGTATAGCGGCGTCGGGTCGCACGCCTTATGTAATCGGCGGCTTGAACGAAGCCCGGAAGGCTGGTTTGCTTACCGGATGCGTGGTGTGCAACGATGGCTCCGCGGTGGCGGAAGCGGCAGAATTTCCGGTGGAAGTAGTGGTTGGCCCCGAATTCCTGACCGGTAGCACCCGTATGAAGTCAGGAACAGCTCAAAAACTGGTGCTGAATATGATTTCGACCTCGGTAATGATCCGCCTGGGCAAAGTGAAGGGAAATAAAATGGTGGATATGCAGCTCACCAATGAAAAACTGGTCAACAGGGCGTTGCGTATGATCATCGATGAGCTGAATATCTCCCCGGACGAAGCGCAATCATTGCTCGACGAGCACGGAAGCGTCCGCGCTGCTATCGAATCCGTTCGGAAATAA
- a CDS encoding zinc-binding dehydrogenase, which produces MKAAILKNLHEPLVIEDVEKPVPGPGEVLVQVKAASLNHRDVWIQKGLYPRITTPIIPGSDGAGVVAEAGDGVAKSWIGKEVIINPSQNWGDNPDFYSDDHKILGLPDNGTFAAYVKTEAKYLAEKPAHLSFEEAAALPLGGLTAWRSLMTRCRFKEGDRVLVTGAGGGVALFAIQFAIAAGAEVWVTSGSDQKIQRAVEMGAKGGINYRNPTWFRDLLVKARGPKTGYFNVIIDSAGGPGFAKLIDIAAPGARICFYGGGTGNITDIVPAKVFFKQLNIYGSTMGTEQEFADMVKFVGEKRIVPVIDKVFPLEEAEQALRYMDSGQQFGKIVLSV; this is translated from the coding sequence ATGAAAGCCGCTATTTTAAAGAACCTTCATGAGCCGCTGGTGATTGAAGATGTCGAGAAGCCCGTTCCGGGACCAGGAGAGGTGCTCGTCCAGGTAAAAGCCGCGTCGCTGAACCACCGCGATGTGTGGATACAAAAAGGACTTTATCCCCGTATTACGACGCCGATTATCCCCGGCTCCGACGGTGCGGGCGTTGTAGCCGAAGCGGGCGATGGTGTCGCCAAAAGCTGGATCGGCAAGGAAGTAATCATCAATCCATCGCAAAACTGGGGCGATAATCCCGATTTTTACAGTGATGACCACAAGATTCTGGGCCTACCTGATAACGGAACGTTTGCAGCATATGTAAAGACGGAAGCGAAATACCTGGCCGAAAAGCCGGCGCATTTATCTTTTGAAGAGGCGGCCGCATTGCCGTTAGGCGGGCTTACCGCCTGGCGCTCGCTGATGACCCGTTGCCGGTTCAAAGAAGGCGATCGCGTACTCGTAACAGGCGCGGGTGGGGGTGTGGCGCTTTTTGCGATCCAGTTTGCCATCGCGGCAGGCGCGGAAGTGTGGGTAACCTCGGGCTCGGACCAAAAGATACAGCGCGCGGTTGAAATGGGTGCGAAAGGAGGGATTAATTACAGGAACCCGACCTGGTTCCGCGACCTGCTAGTGAAAGCGCGCGGACCCAAGACGGGGTATTTCAATGTAATTATCGATAGCGCGGGCGGCCCCGGTTTTGCGAAACTGATCGACATTGCTGCTCCTGGTGCACGCATTTGTTTTTATGGCGGAGGTACCGGCAACATCACAGATATCGTGCCTGCAAAAGTGTTCTTCAAACAACTTAATATCTATGGCAGCACCATGGGTACCGAGCAGGAATTCGCCGATATGGTAAAGTTTGTCGGAGAAAAACGGATCGTACCCGTAATCGATAAGGTATTCCCGCTGGAAGAAGCCGAGCAGGCGCTTCGCTATATGGATTCCGGCCAGCAATTCGGCAAGATTGTGCTTTCCGTATAA
- a CDS encoding NIPSNAP family protein, with protein MSNYRNLNFLFTLLLLMVALSAVAAPPKREFYEIKIYHLKNADQEARVEAFLRDAYVPGAHRAGIKNVGVFKPVPTDTMAGKLIYVFTPLKSLDQLLTLPKTLEKDEAYASAGKDYIDANYKNPPYARFESIILQAFTDAPVHMKPNLTGPKSQRVYELRSYEGHTEKIYRNKVKMFNAGGEVPLFKRLGFNAVFYGEVIAGSHMPNLMYMTTFEDKASRDAHWKSFSDDAEWNKLKANPEYQNNVSKNTSFFLYPTEYSDI; from the coding sequence ATGTCCAATTACCGAAACCTCAATTTCCTTTTCACATTGTTACTGCTTATGGTCGCGTTGAGCGCCGTGGCAGCGCCTCCCAAACGGGAATTTTACGAAATCAAAATCTACCACCTCAAAAATGCGGATCAGGAAGCACGTGTGGAAGCATTTCTGAGGGACGCATATGTTCCCGGTGCCCATCGGGCGGGGATCAAAAATGTTGGCGTTTTCAAGCCGGTCCCTACCGATACCATGGCTGGCAAGCTGATTTATGTGTTTACACCATTGAAATCCCTCGACCAGCTGCTGACTTTGCCCAAAACTCTGGAGAAGGACGAAGCTTATGCATCTGCCGGAAAGGATTACATCGATGCAAATTATAAAAACCCGCCTTACGCGCGTTTCGAGTCGATCATCCTGCAAGCATTCACGGATGCGCCCGTTCACATGAAGCCAAATCTGACCGGTCCGAAAAGCCAGCGCGTGTATGAATTGCGTAGCTACGAAGGCCATACCGAGAAAATCTACCGGAACAAGGTGAAGATGTTCAACGCGGGTGGCGAAGTTCCGCTTTTTAAACGTCTGGGTTTCAATGCAGTATTCTATGGCGAGGTGATTGCCGGCAGCCATATGCCGAACCTGATGTATATGACTACTTTCGAGGATAAGGCCTCGCGTGACGCGCACTGGAAATCGTTCAGCGACGATGCCGAATGGAATAAGCTGAAAGCAAATCCGGAGTATCAGAATAACGTTTCAAAAAACACCAGCTTCTTCTTGTATCCGACCGAATATTCGGATATATAG